A single Arcobacter sp. FWKO B DNA region contains:
- the hemN gene encoding oxygen-independent coproporphyrinogen III oxidase, which translates to MIDFTKFEKYSKAGPRYTSYPTAPEFKESFGEKELIEKYRNGDKNRALSLYIHIPFCRSACYFCGCNVVFTSKDDKKKRYIDYLEKELTLIAKYLDTNRTVTQMHFGGGTPTFLEPEDLDRVIKLVKKTFPNFSNDAEISCEVDPRFFTVEHMDVLKAGGTNRLSFGVQDLDPKVQEEIHRVQPFELTQNVMKIAREAGIKSINIDLIYGLPYQTKESFLDTIQQIASLDPDRLAVFNYAHVPWMKKTMRKFDESTFSPPSTKLEILKDTIEFFTNNGYKMVGMDHFAKPDDELFLAIEKGELHRNFQGYTTKGGADLIGIGLTSIGDGVDYYAQNFKELDVYENAIDSGRLPVFKGYQLSHDDMIRQYVIMEMMSNFALNIKRVEEKFGIVFKEYFKDDLPLLQEFIEAELVNISDDKIEVSQTGTMLIRNIVMPFDAYLKKIPENQRRFSKTI; encoded by the coding sequence ATGATTGATTTTACAAAATTTGAAAAATACTCTAAAGCTGGACCAAGATATACAAGCTATCCAACTGCACCAGAATTTAAAGAAAGCTTTGGAGAAAAAGAACTAATAGAAAAATACCGCAATGGAGATAAAAACAGAGCACTATCTCTTTACATACATATCCCTTTTTGTAGAAGTGCATGCTATTTTTGTGGATGCAATGTTGTATTTACAAGTAAAGATGATAAAAAGAAAAGATATATTGATTATCTTGAAAAAGAACTAACTCTAATAGCAAAATATCTCGATACAAATAGAACTGTAACTCAAATGCACTTTGGTGGTGGAACTCCTACATTTTTAGAACCTGAGGATTTGGATAGAGTTATCAAACTTGTCAAAAAAACATTTCCAAATTTTTCTAATGATGCAGAAATAAGCTGTGAGGTTGATCCAAGATTTTTTACAGTTGAACATATGGATGTACTAAAAGCTGGAGGAACAAATAGACTAAGTTTTGGAGTACAAGATTTAGACCCAAAAGTTCAAGAAGAGATACATAGAGTACAACCATTTGAACTAACGCAAAATGTTATGAAAATAGCAAGGGAAGCTGGGATTAAATCTATAAATATAGACCTAATCTATGGACTTCCGTATCAAACAAAAGAGAGCTTTTTAGATACTATACAACAAATTGCTTCCCTTGATCCTGATCGTCTAGCAGTATTCAACTATGCACATGTTCCATGGATGAAAAAAACCATGAGAAAATTTGATGAAAGTACATTTTCTCCACCTAGTACAAAGCTTGAAATATTAAAAGACACCATAGAGTTTTTTACAAATAACGGCTATAAAATGGTAGGTATGGATCACTTTGCAAAACCTGACGATGAGCTATTTTTGGCTATAGAAAAAGGTGAACTTCATAGAAATTTCCAAGGCTATACAACAAAAGGCGGAGCTGATTTGATAGGTATAGGGCTTACAAGTATCGGAGATGGTGTAGATTACTACGCACAAAACTTTAAAGAGCTAGATGTTTATGAAAATGCTATAGATAGTGGAAGATTACCAGTATTTAAAGGTTATCAACTTAGTCATGATGATATGATAAGACAATATGTAATAATGGAAATGATGAGTAACTTTGCACTCAATATAAAACGGGTTGAAGAAAAGTTTGGAATTGTTTTCAAAGAATACTTTAAAGATGATTTGCCATTACTTCAAGAATTTATTGAAGCTGAACTTGTAAATATAAGTGATGATAAAATAGAAGTAAGTCAAACTGGAACAATGCTTATTAGAAATATTGTTATGCCTTTTGATGCATACTTGAA
- a CDS encoding energy transducer TonB: MKNITIAIFISLIIHFAFFYSYKTPKQIELKEPQIKPSSKLTYVKLAPAQKSVESVEQFIEPKKEHFITPPEPLPIPEKKTPKKAIPIEKPKPQTKPVTEEKFIEVKEQPSKSSLESALTKEEKAIDDITKSYLALYGDDFLNFNEETKEFLKDNLSTIGKITQQYLIYPSISIRTKQQGYNVVEFMLHPNGDITDLKLIQSSSYSALDNNSIHTIKVAHKDYPKPKEITKVRIFVYYKLY, from the coding sequence ATGAAAAACATTACAATTGCAATTTTTATATCTTTAATTATTCATTTTGCTTTTTTTTATTCATATAAAACACCAAAGCAGATAGAACTTAAAGAACCTCAAATCAAACCAAGTTCAAAGCTTACATATGTAAAATTAGCTCCTGCACAAAAAAGTGTAGAATCTGTTGAGCAGTTTATAGAACCTAAAAAAGAACATTTTATTACTCCACCTGAACCATTACCAATTCCAGAGAAAAAAACACCCAAAAAAGCAATACCTATTGAAAAACCAAAACCACAAACAAAACCTGTCACTGAAGAAAAATTTATAGAAGTAAAAGAACAACCTTCAAAAAGCTCCCTTGAATCTGCATTAACAAAAGAGGAAAAAGCTATTGATGATATTACGAAAAGTTACCTTGCACTTTATGGGGATGATTTTTTAAACTTTAATGAAGAGACTAAAGAGTTTTTAAAAGACAACCTAAGCACTATAGGTAAAATCACGCAACAATATCTTATATATCCTTCTATTTCTATAAGAACTAAACAACAAGGATATAATGTAGTGGAGTTTATGTTACACCCAAATGGTGATATAACTGACTTAAAACTAATACAAAGCTCATCATATTCTGCACTTGATAATAATTCTATCCACACAATCAAAGTTGCACATAAAGATTATCCAAAACCTAAGGAAATTACGAAAGTAAGAATTTTTGTTTATTACAAACTTTACTGA
- a CDS encoding ABC transporter substrate-binding protein has protein sequence MNSIKIIVLLVLLFTNLFSKQEISVQLLWKHQFEFAGYYVAKELGFYAEKDLNVEIKEITPHITVNEEVRRGRATFGIGRTSLLLDIEKGDDFVLLASIFQYSPSILLTLKSSGIKTPQDLKGKRVMIASGSEYDAEFFTAFRHIGLDFLKDTKILQHSTDIYDLINNKTDAMYAYISNEPFYLRDIGIEYNILNPKNYGFDFYGDMLFTTQRVIDNDPNMVKDFKEATLRGYKWAFENIDQTVDLIYNKYNSQNKSKQALLYEAYELKKMAYYETDEVGVITKTKLKRMVDLYYENNLLKNPLNLDNIVFEYNQQELYLTKEEKEYLQKKQVLKVHNELNYKPFSFYTSGKPSGYSIDLMDLIAKKLDIQVEYISGPSWSEFLDKLKNNTIDVMLNITPTSQRLKHFNFTIPYKKYNYIIYSNSHSKISSLDDLKGKNIALVKDFAIYEYIKQNYPEININEEDNMYEVIRSVGFGKSDATITTEPIAQNVIVENSIYNVVPTGSLILSNEEISQVNLSIATNKENIILNNILQKALQSLSYDELFGLDQKWFVRYQTNDEKLSFSSNEISYLQDKQVINMCIDPDWMPYESIKNSKHIGLTKDFMDIFEAKIGIPIKLIPTNDWDESMTFAKERKCDIFSLAMPTEERLKYMNFTTSYISSPLVIATKNDKLFVADINDVINSEKIGIVKGYAFEEIYKKRYPNNKLVSVNNIKEGLDLVAKGELYGFIDSLITIGYQIKTNYISELKIAGKFDDSWELGIGVRNDDLTLHNIFQKVVLSLDEGVKQNIISKWISVVYEERVDYTNLFRVIAITFVIIVILAYRQYILSRYNKTLQIANQNINEAYLELRYLIDTTMEAIFIVQNGKCIDCNYSAIKLLGFENKENILNKDILDFISTSSLESVLDKLTQSKVEPYEIKLISKTQEEIPVLIKCQNFKSNNKEIRIVAAFDLREIKEQNQKLQVAYLEISKKQEELHILNQILESRVKEEVEANLLKDKILQHQARLAQMGELISIIAHQWRQPLACIATCAIGIRLKLDLKKYDFSSQEGRDDFVQYLYSQIDDMEKYTQNLTQTIDDFKDFYKPKQKYNLININEVVLKALDIIEVSITKSGTKIIKELNSIEPIRMHQNEMMQVVLNILKNSYDNFKEKNISNSVIKITSNDKMNGVELIISDNGLGIEEENISKVFDPYYTTKNDQKGTGLGLYIAKAIVQEHHNGTIRAENTQDGISFIIFLNKS, from the coding sequence TTGAATAGTATCAAAATAATTGTTTTATTGGTACTATTGTTTACAAATTTATTTTCAAAGCAAGAAATATCTGTACAGTTATTGTGGAAACATCAGTTTGAGTTTGCAGGATATTATGTCGCAAAAGAACTTGGTTTTTATGCTGAAAAAGACTTAAATGTAGAAATAAAAGAAATAACTCCACATATAACAGTAAATGAAGAAGTAAGAAGAGGAAGAGCAACATTTGGAATAGGGCGGACAAGTTTACTTCTTGATATAGAAAAGGGTGATGATTTTGTATTGTTAGCATCAATTTTTCAATATTCTCCCTCGATTTTACTAACCTTGAAATCTTCAGGAATTAAAACTCCACAAGATTTAAAAGGTAAGCGGGTTATGATAGCAAGTGGAAGTGAATATGATGCTGAGTTTTTTACAGCATTTAGGCATATAGGACTAGATTTTTTAAAAGATACTAAAATATTACAGCACTCAACTGATATCTATGATTTGATAAATAATAAAACAGATGCGATGTATGCATATATTTCCAATGAGCCTTTTTATTTAAGAGATATTGGTATTGAATATAATATTCTAAATCCTAAGAATTATGGTTTTGATTTTTATGGTGATATGCTTTTTACTACACAAAGAGTTATTGACAATGATCCAAATATGGTAAAAGACTTTAAGGAAGCTACACTAAGAGGCTATAAATGGGCATTTGAAAATATTGATCAAACAGTTGATTTAATATATAATAAATATAATAGTCAGAATAAATCAAAACAAGCACTATTGTATGAAGCATATGAACTAAAAAAAATGGCTTATTATGAAACAGATGAAGTAGGGGTAATAACAAAAACAAAGTTAAAAAGAATGGTTGATTTATACTATGAAAATAATCTATTAAAAAATCCATTGAATTTAGATAATATAGTTTTTGAGTACAACCAGCAAGAGTTATATCTCACAAAGGAAGAAAAAGAATATCTTCAAAAAAAACAAGTTTTAAAGGTACATAATGAACTAAACTACAAACCTTTTAGTTTTTATACATCGGGTAAACCTAGTGGGTATTCAATAGATCTTATGGATTTGATAGCAAAAAAACTTGATATACAAGTTGAATATATCTCTGGACCTTCTTGGAGTGAGTTTTTAGATAAATTAAAAAACAATACTATAGATGTGATGTTAAACATTACACCAACAAGCCAAAGGCTAAAACACTTTAATTTTACAATACCATATAAAAAATATAACTACATTATATATAGTAATTCTCACTCAAAAATATCATCACTTGATGACCTCAAAGGCAAAAATATAGCACTTGTAAAAGATTTTGCTATATATGAGTATATCAAACAAAACTATCCAGAAATAAATATAAATGAAGAAGATAATATGTATGAAGTTATCCGTTCGGTTGGATTTGGAAAAAGTGATGCAACAATTACAACTGAACCAATAGCCCAAAATGTAATAGTAGAAAATAGTATATATAATGTAGTTCCAACTGGAAGTTTGATTTTATCAAATGAAGAAATATCACAAGTAAATCTTTCTATCGCAACCAATAAAGAGAATATTATTTTAAATAATATTCTACAAAAAGCATTACAAAGTTTGAGTTATGATGAGCTTTTTGGACTTGATCAGAAGTGGTTTGTGAGATATCAAACAAATGATGAAAAATTAAGTTTCAGCAGTAATGAAATATCATATCTTCAGGATAAACAGGTAATCAATATGTGTATAGATCCTGATTGGATGCCCTATGAAAGTATAAAAAACTCTAAACACATAGGACTTACAAAAGATTTTATGGATATATTTGAAGCAAAAATTGGGATACCTATTAAACTTATACCTACAAATGATTGGGATGAGAGTATGACTTTTGCAAAAGAGAGAAAATGTGATATTTTTTCTTTAGCCATGCCAACTGAAGAAAGATTAAAATATATGAATTTTACAACAAGCTATATAAGTTCACCACTAGTAATAGCTACAAAAAATGATAAATTATTTGTAGCAGATATTAATGATGTAATAAATAGTGAAAAAATTGGTATTGTAAAAGGGTATGCCTTTGAAGAAATATATAAAAAAAGATATCCAAATAATAAGCTAGTAAGTGTAAATAATATCAAAGAAGGGTTGGATTTAGTTGCTAAAGGTGAACTATATGGATTTATTGATTCTTTGATAACTATTGGGTATCAAATAAAAACCAACTATATAAGTGAGCTGAAAATTGCTGGTAAATTTGATGATAGCTGGGAGCTTGGTATTGGTGTGAGAAATGATGATTTGACTTTACATAATATTTTCCAAAAAGTTGTACTTTCTTTAGATGAAGGGGTAAAACAAAATATTATAAGCAAATGGATAAGTGTTGTTTATGAAGAAAGGGTTGATTATACAAATTTATTTAGAGTAATTGCAATCACTTTCGTTATCATTGTTATTCTTGCTTATAGACAGTATATTTTATCAAGGTACAATAAAACACTTCAAATCGCAAACCAAAATATAAATGAGGCATATTTAGAACTTAGATATCTTATTGATACTACTATGGAGGCAATTTTTATAGTTCAAAATGGTAAATGTATTGATTGTAATTATTCAGCAATAAAGCTTCTTGGATTTGAAAATAAAGAGAATATATTAAATAAAGATATTTTAGATTTTATTTCAACCAGTTCACTAGAGAGTGTCTTGGATAAACTTACTCAAAGCAAAGTTGAGCCATATGAGATAAAATTAATATCAAAAACACAAGAAGAAATTCCTGTACTAATAAAGTGTCAAAATTTTAAATCAAACAATAAAGAGATAAGGATTGTAGCTGCTTTTGATTTAAGAGAAATTAAAGAACAAAATCAAAAACTACAAGTTGCATATCTTGAAATATCAAAAAAACAAGAAGAATTACATATTCTTAATCAAATACTTGAAAGCAGAGTAAAAGAAGAAGTAGAAGCTAACTTATTAAAAGATAAAATTTTACAACATCAAGCAAGACTTGCACAAATGGGTGAGCTTATAAGCATAATTGCTCATCAGTGGCGTCAGCCATTGGCATGTATTGCAACATGTGCTATTGGAATTAGGTTAAAATTAGATTTAAAAAAATATGATTTTTCTTCACAAGAGGGTAGGGATGATTTTGTGCAATACCTTTATTCTCAAATTGATGATATGGAAAAATATACTCAAAATCTTACACAAACCATAGATGATTTTAAAGATTTCTATAAGCCAAAACAAAAGTATAATTTAATAAATATAAATGAAGTAGTCTTAAAAGCACTCGATATTATCGAGGTATCTATTACAAAAAGTGGAACTAAGATAATTAAAGAGTTAAATAGTATTGAGCCTATTAGAATGCATCAAAATGAGATGATGCAGGTAGTTTTAAATATACTAAAAAACTCTTATGATAATTTTAAAGAAAAAAATATTTCAAATAGTGTAATAAAAATCACATCAAATGATAAAATGAACGGAGTAGAACTTATAATTAGTGATAATGGTTTAGGGATAGAAGAAGAGAATATCAGCAAAGTTTTTGATCCTTACTATACTACTAAAAATGATCAAAAAGGGACTGGACTTGGGCTTTATATTGCTAAGGCCATAGTACAAGAGCATCATAATGGAACTATTAGAGCTGAAAATACTCAAGATGGAATATCTTTTATAATTTTTTTAAATAAGTCTTAA
- the argF gene encoding ornithine carbamoyltransferase produces MRHFLTLKDFTKDEILDILNLSLQIKQETKASVFKDYMPKKTLGMIFEKSSTRTRVSFETGIYQLGGIGLFLSSNDIQLGRGEPMKDTARVISRMVDMVMIRTFSQSKLEEFASYSQVPVINGLTDEYHPVQLMADYMTIVEHGLDKDLKVAYIGDGNNMTHSWLMLASKLGFELRIATPKGYEVNNEILANALEFAKQSGAKIIVTNDPKKAVKGSTIVTTDTWVSMGQEAEKEQRLKDFAGFMVDDEMMSLADKKCKFLHCLPAYRGYEVSESVLEGEQSLIFDEAENRLHAQKGVMVWLDRNRA; encoded by the coding sequence ATGAGACACTTTTTGACACTTAAGGATTTCACTAAAGATGAAATCTTAGATATTTTAAATTTAAGCTTACAAATAAAACAAGAGACAAAGGCTTCTGTTTTTAAAGATTATATGCCTAAAAAAACACTTGGAATGATATTTGAAAAAAGTAGTACAAGAACAAGAGTGAGCTTTGAAACAGGTATTTACCAGCTAGGTGGTATTGGACTATTTTTGAGTTCAAATGATATCCAACTAGGTCGTGGTGAACCTATGAAAGATACAGCAAGAGTAATTAGCCGTATGGTAGATATGGTTATGATTAGAACATTTTCACAAAGTAAACTAGAAGAATTCGCATCATACTCACAAGTTCCTGTAATAAATGGACTTACAGATGAATACCACCCAGTTCAACTTATGGCTGATTATATGACTATTGTAGAACATGGACTTGATAAAGATTTAAAAGTAGCATACATTGGAGATGGTAACAATATGACACACTCATGGCTTATGCTAGCTTCAAAACTTGGATTTGAATTAAGGATTGCTACACCAAAAGGCTATGAAGTAAATAATGAGATTTTAGCAAATGCACTTGAGTTTGCAAAGCAAAGTGGAGCGAAAATCATAGTAACAAATGATCCAAAAAAAGCCGTAAAAGGTAGTACAATAGTTACTACAGATACTTGGGTATCAATGGGGCAAGAAGCCGAAAAAGAACAAAGATTAAAAGACTTTGCTGGTTTTATGGTAGATGATGAAATGATGAGCTTAGCTGATAAGAAATGTAAGTTTTTACACTGTCTTCCTGCTTATAGAGGGTATGAAGTAAGTGAAAGTGTACTTGAAGGTGAGCAAAGCTTGATTTTTGATGAAGCAGAAAATAGACTACACGCCCAAAAAGGGGTAATGGTTTGGTTAGATAGAAATAGAGCTTAA
- a CDS encoding methyl-accepting chemotaxis protein has product MGIKKQLQLLITASSLAMLLVIGFVYYSLNNLNNIYQDVRNLDGLKDELANASETGLQVIAALRGIVINPVDKQANDNTLKAIKEFDVIIKKLSSNDVKKLSDGYNKFEIEKLYKSFESDLKLVESTVNSGEIVSKELYGNVNKTWRPLKANLAKWIEANKEKTAKITQEYGSTTVNNKTLIILALVVISGMIFGFLFLTIQKITNGINTISNGLNDFFSYLNKESSQAHTIELNTQDEFGEMAEKINTNIKKIEKHTKEDDAFVEDVSRFAKEMGAGNMLAKIDKDTTTPNLAELKKILSKMQYDLEHSIARSIPMLIEILDKFKKQDFTARFPNAYGKVAVSINELGDEMSRILKQNLIDGTTLDQSSDTLLAQVDTLSRSANAAAASLEETAAALEEITATVVSNSNNVVQMSSYSSQVSNSAKKGQDLARNTSTAMDDITNQVNLINEAITVIDQIAFQTNILSLNAAVEAATAGEAGKGFAVVAGEVRNLASRSAEAAKEIKAIVENATSKASHGKSISNEMIKGYEELLDNINKTTHTISEIATASKEQEAGITQINDAITSLDRQTQENASIAALVKEIATEADVISKKIVTEAVKKEFVGKDELLKNNTNPKSSKATGTTSATSTKITNSAKTETKKSATQTSKPTELKKITSNKPSSDDEWESF; this is encoded by the coding sequence ATGGGTATAAAAAAGCAGTTACAACTCTTAATAACAGCTTCGTCACTAGCGATGTTGTTAGTAATAGGTTTTGTTTATTATAGTTTAAATAATTTAAACAACATTTATCAAGATGTAAGAAACCTAGATGGATTGAAAGACGAACTTGCAAATGCAAGTGAAACTGGGCTTCAAGTTATTGCAGCACTAAGAGGTATAGTAATAAATCCTGTGGATAAACAAGCTAATGATAACACATTAAAAGCTATTAAAGAATTTGATGTAATTATAAAAAAGCTTTCATCAAATGATGTAAAAAAACTTTCTGATGGTTATAATAAATTTGAAATTGAAAAGCTTTACAAAAGCTTTGAGTCTGATTTAAAACTTGTAGAATCAACTGTAAATAGTGGAGAAATTGTATCAAAAGAACTTTACGGTAATGTAAATAAAACTTGGAGACCACTAAAAGCAAATCTTGCAAAATGGATAGAAGCAAATAAAGAAAAAACAGCAAAAATAACTCAAGAATATGGTAGTACTACTGTTAACAATAAAACACTTATCATTTTGGCATTAGTTGTGATATCTGGTATGATTTTTGGATTCTTATTTTTAACTATTCAAAAAATCACAAATGGAATAAATACTATCAGTAATGGTCTAAATGACTTTTTTAGTTACCTTAATAAAGAAAGTTCACAAGCTCACACAATAGAGTTAAATACTCAGGATGAATTTGGTGAAATGGCAGAAAAGATAAATACAAATATCAAAAAAATTGAAAAACACACAAAAGAAGATGATGCATTTGTTGAAGATGTGAGTAGATTTGCAAAAGAAATGGGTGCTGGAAATATGCTAGCTAAAATAGACAAAGATACAACTACTCCTAATCTTGCTGAATTGAAAAAAATACTTTCAAAAATGCAATATGATTTAGAACATTCTATAGCAAGAAGCATTCCTATGCTTATAGAGATTCTTGATAAGTTTAAAAAACAAGACTTTACTGCAAGATTTCCAAACGCATATGGAAAAGTTGCAGTTAGTATAAATGAACTTGGTGATGAAATGTCAAGAATTTTAAAACAAAATTTAATTGATGGTACTACACTTGATCAAAGTTCAGATACACTACTTGCTCAAGTTGATACACTTAGTAGAAGTGCGAATGCAGCTGCGGCTAGTCTTGAAGAAACAGCTGCGGCACTTGAAGAAATAACTGCTACAGTAGTAAGCAACTCAAATAATGTTGTACAAATGTCAAGTTATTCTTCACAAGTGAGCAACTCGGCTAAAAAAGGTCAAGATCTTGCTAGAAACACAAGTACTGCTATGGATGACATAACAAATCAAGTTAATCTAATCAACGAAGCAATTACTGTAATAGATCAAATTGCATTCCAAACAAATATCCTTTCACTAAATGCTGCTGTTGAAGCTGCAACGGCAGGTGAAGCTGGAAAAGGATTTGCTGTTGTTGCTGGAGAGGTAAGAAATCTTGCTTCAAGAAGTGCTGAAGCTGCAAAAGAAATCAAAGCTATAGTAGAAAATGCTACTTCAAAAGCAAGTCATGGTAAGTCTATAAGTAATGAGATGATAAAAGGGTATGAAGAACTTCTTGATAATATCAATAAAACTACACATACAATCTCTGAAATAGCAACTGCAAGTAAAGAACAAGAAGCTGGTATTACACAAATTAATGATGCAATAACAAGCCTTGATAGACAAACGCAAGAAAATGCTTCAATTGCAGCTCTTGTAAAAGAAATTGCAACAGAAGCTGATGTAATATCTAAAAAAATTGTAACTGAAGCTGTAAAAAAAGAGTTTGTTGGAAAAGATGAATTATTAAAAAACAATACAAATCCTAAATCTTCTAAAGCTACAGGAACAACTAGTGCAACTAGTACAAAAATTACAAATTCAGCAAAAACTGAAACCAAAAAATCAGCAACTCAAACTTCTAAACCAACTGAGTTAAAGAAAATAACTTCTAACAAACCATCATCTGATGATGAATGGGAATCTTTTTAA
- a CDS encoding response regulator transcription factor has translation MTAQEVYTKTQNLTVLFVEDEQSVRDKTALILNDLFAKVDTAVDGHDGLNKYNTYNHDTKKYYDLVVTDINMPNLDGLSMVEELIKINPNQQVIVVSAYGDYEKLQKIINLGIKSYIKKPIEINDFFEKLFAIASQIEENSNNLKNKKDVKQFQSLVEKSNQIFVIFDKNCIVQQVFKPENLDFKIVDNIINEHIATVLYPDDKSKKLLFEMCFENIESQDNQLTKKLHTSVLPKEYISDNKVLMMEYNILSDNKYLLILSDQTVHYNAKEELMMQKSECQMMLWAALHKSSFLKLKTEYEEFLADIDLLIEENNDDDLQEKLTFIDKKIEKFKENFIIIHMDCAKRELARFIDKYTQLIKTSNQPRVEIFKEAYKFVSLKDEFNKDIQKITNELSKVLNIE, from the coding sequence ATGACTGCACAAGAAGTTTATACAAAGACACAAAATCTCACTGTATTATTTGTAGAAGATGAACAAAGCGTAAGGGATAAAACAGCATTAATTCTAAATGACTTATTTGCTAAAGTCGATACAGCTGTTGATGGTCATGATGGCTTAAATAAGTATAACACTTATAATCATGATACAAAAAAATATTATGACTTAGTAGTTACTGATATCAATATGCCAAACCTTGATGGCTTGTCTATGGTTGAAGAGCTTATTAAAATCAATCCAAATCAACAAGTAATAGTCGTATCTGCATATGGAGATTATGAAAAATTGCAAAAAATCATAAATTTGGGAATAAAAAGTTACATCAAAAAGCCAATTGAGATTAATGATTTTTTTGAAAAACTTTTTGCAATAGCTTCGCAGATAGAAGAAAATAGTAATAATCTTAAAAACAAAAAAGATGTTAAGCAGTTTCAATCACTAGTAGAAAAATCAAATCAAATATTTGTAATTTTTGATAAAAATTGTATTGTACAACAAGTATTTAAACCAGAAAATTTAGACTTTAAGATAGTTGATAATATAATAAATGAACATATTGCTACAGTATTGTATCCAGATGATAAGTCGAAAAAACTTTTATTTGAAATGTGTTTTGAAAATATTGAAAGTCAAGATAATCAATTAACAAAAAAGCTTCATACATCAGTATTGCCAAAAGAATATATTTCTGATAACAAAGTATTAATGATGGAGTATAATATTTTGTCTGATAATAAATATCTATTGATTTTATCAGATCAGACCGTTCATTACAATGCAAAAGAAGAACTTATGATGCAAAAATCAGAATGTCAGATGATGCTTTGGGCAGCTTTGCATAAAAGTAGTTTTTTGAAACTAAAAACAGAATATGAAGAGTTTTTGGCTGATATTGATTTATTAATAGAAGAAAATAATGATGATGATTTACAAGAAAAATTGACTTTCATTGATAAAAAGATAGAAAAATTCAAAGAAAATTTTATTATTATCCATATGGATTGTGCAAAAAGGGAACTTGCTAGATTTATCGATAAATATACACAACTAATCAAAACATCAAACCAGCCCAGAGTTGAGATATTTAAGGAAGCTTATAAGTTTGTATCTTTAAAAGATGAATTTAATAAAGATATACAAAAAATCACAAATGAATTATCAAAGGTTCTAAATATTGAATAG